One region of Polynucleobacter sp. Adler-ghost genomic DNA includes:
- the pheA gene encoding prephenate dehydratase codes for MSSKDPSTEEQRLAPIRDKIDALDAQILDLLSQRAKAAQEVGHIKGGFSSPVFRPERERQVVARLQELSKGPLLPDGIAAIWREVMSACRALEARQTIAYLGPVGTFSEQAAQTYFGHSIAGLPCNSLDEVFKAVEKGAAQFGVVPVENSSEGAISRTLDLLLDSPMRISGEVVLPIRHHLLTKSGNLDGVTTVCAHAQALAQCQQWLSVHAPQLKRQAVSSNAEAARMASLDPSLAAIAGDPAQEAYGLQAVAAQIQDDPHNRTRFVVVGTYECQPTGKDQTSLVLSVDNQPGAVHRLLEPLAKHGVSMNRFESRPARKGTWEYHFYIDVAGHAEDAKVAKALEDLKTTAAFYKNLGSYPHSA; via the coding sequence ATGAGCTCCAAAGACCCAAGTACAGAAGAACAGCGACTAGCGCCAATTCGCGACAAAATCGATGCACTGGATGCGCAGATTTTAGATTTGTTATCACAGCGCGCAAAAGCTGCTCAAGAGGTTGGCCACATAAAAGGTGGGTTTTCGTCACCAGTATTTAGGCCTGAGCGTGAGCGTCAAGTTGTTGCGCGCCTACAAGAGCTCAGCAAGGGCCCCTTGTTACCTGATGGTATTGCGGCAATTTGGCGTGAGGTTATGTCGGCTTGCCGTGCCTTAGAGGCTCGTCAGACGATTGCCTATCTCGGACCAGTAGGAACATTTTCAGAGCAAGCGGCTCAAACCTATTTTGGCCACTCGATTGCGGGTCTTCCTTGCAATAGTTTGGATGAAGTATTTAAAGCGGTGGAGAAGGGTGCAGCGCAGTTTGGGGTTGTGCCTGTAGAAAATTCTAGTGAGGGTGCGATTTCAAGAACCTTGGACTTGCTTCTAGATTCACCGATGCGGATTAGCGGTGAAGTGGTGCTACCTATTCGTCACCATCTGCTAACTAAGAGCGGTAACTTAGATGGCGTGACCACGGTTTGCGCTCACGCCCAAGCTTTAGCGCAATGTCAGCAATGGTTGAGTGTGCATGCGCCTCAATTGAAGCGCCAGGCAGTCAGTAGCAACGCTGAGGCAGCGCGTATGGCTTCTCTGGACCCCAGCTTGGCAGCAATTGCTGGAGACCCTGCGCAAGAAGCTTATGGATTGCAGGCTGTGGCTGCGCAGATTCAGGATGATCCACACAACCGTACCCGTTTTGTAGTGGTTGGAACTTATGAGTGTCAGCCTACCGGCAAAGATCAAACATCTCTGGTGCTATCAGTGGATAACCAACCAGGTGCAGTACATCGTTTATTAGAGCCTTTAGCTAAGCATGGCGTTTCCATGAACCGCTTTGAGTCTCGTCCTGCTCGCAAGGGAACTTGGGAGTACCACTTCTATATTGATGTAGCAGGGCACGCTGAAGATGCAAAAGTAGCTAAAGCCTTGGAAGACTTAAAAACGACAGCTGCTTTTTATAAAAACCTCGGCTCATATCCTCATTCAGCATGA
- the cmk gene encoding (d)CMP kinase → MNLPPVIAIDGPTASGKGTVASLVAERLGFHYLDSGALYRLVALGSQKACVDLQNGPELGILAKKLVISFKNGQILLNSEDVTDAIRTESIGLRASAIAVHPEVRQALVGVQHGFRRAPGLVADGRDMASVIFPDAVLKIFLTATAQARAERRYKQLIAKGISAKLENLLHDLQERDARDSSRGAAPLLVADGAKVLETSELSIDQAVKTVLDWYQSTTA, encoded by the coding sequence ATGAATTTACCGCCAGTCATCGCCATTGATGGACCTACCGCTTCTGGTAAAGGTACGGTTGCCTCCCTTGTGGCCGAGAGGCTGGGCTTTCATTATTTGGACAGTGGTGCACTCTACCGACTCGTCGCTTTGGGGAGTCAAAAAGCATGTGTTGATCTTCAAAATGGCCCGGAACTGGGTATTTTGGCCAAAAAACTGGTGATTTCATTCAAAAATGGTCAAATTTTGCTCAATTCCGAAGATGTGACCGATGCCATTCGGACAGAAAGCATTGGTTTGCGTGCTTCTGCAATAGCGGTGCACCCAGAAGTCAGGCAGGCTTTAGTAGGTGTTCAGCATGGTTTTAGGCGGGCTCCGGGCTTGGTTGCTGATGGTCGCGATATGGCAAGTGTGATATTTCCCGATGCTGTTTTGAAGATTTTCCTAACAGCGACAGCCCAAGCTAGGGCTGAACGACGGTATAAGCAATTGATAGCTAAGGGAATTTCTGCTAAACTAGAGAACTTGTTGCATGATTTGCAAGAGCGCGATGCCAGAGATAGTAGTCGAGGTGCCGCTCCTTTGTTAGTCGCAGACGGCGCCAAAGTGCTAGAAACATCGGAATTATCGATAGATCAAGCAGTTAAGACGGTTTTAGATTGGTATCAATCAACAACAGCTTAG
- the gyrA gene encoding DNA gyrase subunit A — MEQAAKETLPISLEDEMRRSYLDYAMSVIVGRALPDVRDGLKPVHRRVLFAMYELNNDWNRAYKKSARIVGDVIGKYHPHGDSAVYDTIVRMAQDFSLRYMLVDGQGNFGSVDGDNAAAMRYTEIRLRKIAHELLADLDKETVDFGPNYDGSEKEPLILPAKVPNLLINGSSGIAVGMATNIPPHNLDEVVTACLHVLHNPECSIDELIEIIPAPDFPTAGIIYGVQGVREGYRTGRGRVVMRAKTHFEDLDKGARQAIIVDELPYQVNKKNLLERIAELVNEKKVEGISDLRDESDKSGMRVVIELKRGEVPEVVLNNLYKSTQLQDNFGMNMVALVDNQPRLLNLKQMLEYFLQHRREVVTRRTIFELRKARERGHVLEGLAVALANIDEFIAIIKAAANPVVAKQELMSKAWDSSMVREMLARAETDTPGGRNAYRPEGLLPEYGMQTTGLYRLSDSQAQEILQMRLQRLTGLEQDKIVNEYKDVMAEISDLLDLLARPERVTQVIESELKEVQAEFGIAGGDSGRRSFIEMNATELFTEDLITPQDMVVTLSNTGYMKSQPLSEYRAQKRGGRGKQAAATKNEDWIETLFVANTHDIILCFSDRGRMYWLKVWEVPQGSRNSRGKPIVNMFPLIEGEKITVILPIKGYQDDHYVFMATSLGTVKKTRLSDFSNPRKAGIIAVDLNENDFLVGAAITDGQHDVMLFSDAGKAVRFDENDVRPMGRTARGVRGMNLGEGHQVIAMLVAPAEAAEGAEVAVVDANGLAIPSSVLTATENGFGKRTPIGEYTRHGRGTKGMIAIQTTERNGKVVAAALVSPEDQIMLITTGGILVRTRVSEIREMGRATQGVTLINVDEGTRLSGLQRIAESDSDDENDLDDVEDGESGDISADPALGSNSDQAGDA, encoded by the coding sequence ATGGAACAAGCCGCTAAAGAAACACTACCAATATCCCTAGAAGACGAAATGCGGCGGTCCTATTTGGACTACGCAATGAGCGTCATTGTCGGCAGAGCCCTGCCAGACGTACGTGACGGCCTCAAACCGGTTCATCGCCGGGTCTTATTCGCGATGTATGAATTAAACAACGATTGGAACCGCGCTTACAAAAAATCTGCCCGTATAGTTGGCGATGTGATCGGTAAATACCATCCACATGGCGATTCTGCGGTCTATGACACCATTGTTCGCATGGCCCAGGACTTCTCTCTGCGCTATATGCTGGTTGACGGACAGGGCAACTTTGGCTCCGTAGACGGTGATAACGCTGCTGCAATGCGTTATACCGAGATCCGTCTTCGTAAGATTGCCCATGAGTTATTGGCCGATTTGGACAAGGAAACCGTGGATTTCGGGCCAAATTACGACGGTAGCGAGAAAGAGCCCCTGATCCTTCCTGCAAAAGTGCCTAATTTGCTGATTAACGGCAGTTCTGGCATTGCCGTGGGTATGGCGACCAATATCCCTCCTCATAACCTGGATGAGGTAGTTACAGCCTGTTTACACGTATTGCACAACCCAGAATGCTCGATTGATGAGTTGATTGAGATCATTCCTGCCCCGGATTTCCCAACTGCCGGAATTATTTATGGTGTTCAAGGGGTTCGTGAGGGCTATCGCACTGGCCGTGGCCGTGTGGTGATGCGCGCAAAGACCCACTTTGAAGATCTCGACAAGGGCGCTCGTCAGGCCATCATCGTGGATGAGTTGCCATACCAAGTCAATAAAAAGAACTTGCTCGAGCGTATTGCTGAGTTGGTGAATGAGAAAAAAGTAGAGGGCATCTCCGATCTCCGAGATGAGTCTGACAAGTCAGGTATGCGCGTAGTCATTGAGCTCAAGCGCGGTGAAGTGCCTGAAGTGGTTCTCAATAATTTATATAAGAGCACTCAACTGCAAGATAACTTCGGTATGAATATGGTGGCCCTGGTGGATAACCAGCCGCGCCTATTGAATCTGAAGCAAATGCTGGAGTACTTCTTGCAACACCGTCGCGAAGTAGTGACGCGTCGTACGATTTTTGAATTGCGCAAGGCGCGTGAGCGTGGCCACGTCTTAGAAGGTTTGGCAGTTGCATTGGCAAATATTGATGAATTTATTGCCATCATTAAAGCTGCTGCAAACCCAGTGGTTGCTAAGCAAGAGTTGATGAGTAAGGCTTGGGACTCCTCCATGGTGCGCGAGATGTTGGCACGTGCGGAGACGGATACCCCGGGCGGCCGCAATGCCTACCGCCCTGAAGGTTTGTTACCGGAGTACGGTATGCAAACTACTGGCCTGTATCGTTTGTCTGATAGCCAAGCACAAGAAATTTTACAGATGCGTTTGCAACGTTTGACTGGCCTTGAGCAAGACAAGATTGTGAATGAGTACAAAGATGTGATGGCGGAGATTTCGGATTTGCTCGACTTACTCGCCAGGCCAGAACGTGTCACTCAAGTCATTGAATCCGAGTTGAAAGAAGTTCAAGCGGAATTTGGTATTGCTGGTGGTGACTCTGGTCGTCGTTCATTTATTGAAATGAATGCAACCGAGTTGTTCACAGAGGACCTGATCACTCCGCAAGATATGGTGGTCACACTTTCTAACACTGGTTACATGAAGAGTCAGCCTCTGAGTGAATACCGTGCGCAAAAACGAGGTGGTCGTGGCAAACAAGCTGCAGCTACCAAGAACGAAGATTGGATTGAGACACTTTTCGTTGCGAATACACATGACATCATTTTGTGCTTCTCCGATCGTGGCCGTATGTATTGGCTCAAAGTATGGGAAGTTCCACAAGGAAGTCGTAATTCACGCGGCAAGCCAATCGTGAATATGTTCCCCTTGATTGAAGGCGAAAAGATTACGGTGATTCTCCCGATTAAGGGGTATCAAGATGATCATTACGTATTCATGGCAACAAGCTTGGGTACAGTGAAAAAGACGCGTTTGTCTGACTTCTCTAATCCACGTAAGGCCGGAATTATTGCTGTCGATTTAAATGAAAACGACTTCTTAGTTGGTGCAGCGATCACTGACGGTCAGCATGATGTGATGTTGTTCTCCGATGCTGGTAAAGCAGTGCGCTTTGATGAGAATGATGTGCGTCCAATGGGGCGTACGGCGCGCGGTGTGCGCGGTATGAACTTGGGTGAAGGCCATCAAGTAATTGCTATGTTGGTTGCTCCAGCTGAAGCTGCTGAAGGTGCCGAAGTGGCTGTTGTTGATGCGAATGGTCTCGCAATTCCGAGTAGCGTACTCACTGCAACAGAAAATGGTTTTGGTAAGCGCACTCCGATTGGTGAATACACCCGTCATGGTCGCGGTACCAAAGGCATGATTGCGATTCAGACAACTGAGCGAAACGGAAAAGTCGTTGCCGCTGCTTTGGTATCTCCTGAAGATCAAATTATGCTGATTACTACTGGCGGCATTTTGGTGCGCACTCGTGTTTCAGAGATTCGTGAAATGGGGCGCGCAACACAAGGCGTCACTTTGATCAACGTTGATGAAGGTACACGTTTGTCTGGCTTGCAGCGTATTGCTGAAAGCGATTCTGATGATGAGAATGATTTGGATGATGTTGAAGACGGTGAAAGTGGAGATATTTCCGCCGATCCAGCGCTTGGTTCCAACTCTGATCAAGCTGGCGATGCCTAA
- the ubiG gene encoding bifunctional 2-polyprenyl-6-hydroxyphenol methylase/3-demethylubiquinol 3-O-methyltransferase UbiG: MNVDQSEIAKFSALAHRWWDPHSEFKPLHAINPLRLNWIKSFVDLQGKKVLDVGCGGGILAESIAQSGADTCGIDLSEKALKVAELHALEVGATLKYRSISAEALAEEEPEQYDVVTCMEMLEHVPDPASVVRACANLCKPGGTLFFSTLNRNPKSYLFAIIGAEYILRLLPKGTHEYAKFIKPSELVAFTRHAGLDMLGMKGMTYNPITQVYSLGDDVDVNYMIAVRK; this comes from the coding sequence ATGAACGTCGATCAATCTGAAATCGCCAAATTTAGTGCCCTAGCCCATCGCTGGTGGGATCCCCACAGCGAATTCAAGCCTCTGCATGCCATTAACCCCCTGCGCCTGAATTGGATCAAGTCTTTTGTTGACCTTCAAGGCAAGAAGGTTCTGGATGTCGGTTGTGGTGGCGGAATTCTGGCGGAGTCAATTGCGCAGTCAGGGGCTGATACCTGTGGCATCGACCTATCCGAAAAAGCCCTCAAAGTCGCTGAGTTACATGCACTAGAGGTGGGCGCCACCCTCAAATACCGCTCCATTTCAGCTGAAGCACTAGCCGAGGAAGAGCCAGAACAGTACGACGTTGTGACCTGCATGGAGATGCTCGAGCATGTTCCAGACCCAGCCTCTGTGGTTCGAGCTTGTGCAAATCTCTGCAAGCCAGGCGGCACCCTCTTTTTTAGTACCCTGAACCGCAACCCTAAGTCTTACTTATTTGCCATTATTGGCGCTGAATACATCCTGCGACTACTCCCCAAGGGCACTCACGAATACGCCAAATTCATCAAACCCTCTGAATTAGTTGCATTTACTCGTCACGCCGGATTAGACATGCTCGGCATGAAGGGAATGACATACAACCCCATCACTCAGGTCTATAGCCTTGGTGATGATGTTGATGTGAACTATATGATTGCCGTGCGTAAATGA
- the serC gene encoding 3-phosphoserine/phosphohydroxythreonine transaminase, with protein sequence MTFDRRIFNFAAGPATLPEEVLKQAAAEMLNWQGLGASVMEVSHRGKEFMALYEEVLQDLRTLMGIPDSYEILMLQGGGLGQNAAIPMNLMPLAKNGPKADFLVTGIWSEKSYKEADKYGVAHLAASSAAEKFNTIPARSTWQLSDDAAYVHYCANETIGGVEFPYVPDVNGKLLVADISSNILSREIDVTKCGVWFGGAQKNIGPSGVTIVIVRKDLMGHGMKITPSIWDWSKQAATDSMLNTPPTFSIYMAGLGFKWLLKQGGVKAIESRNQEKADLLYNFLDQSGLYENRIPKEYRSRMNVTFFLKDENLNAQFLEQSNVAGLVALRGHKAAGGMRASIYNAMPLEGVKALVEFMRDFERRA encoded by the coding sequence ATGACGTTTGACCGCCGCATTTTCAATTTCGCTGCGGGACCTGCTACCTTGCCTGAAGAGGTATTGAAGCAGGCTGCTGCAGAGATGTTGAATTGGCAGGGCTTGGGTGCAAGCGTCATGGAAGTGAGCCATCGGGGCAAAGAGTTCATGGCCCTGTATGAGGAGGTATTGCAAGACTTACGCACCCTCATGGGCATTCCGGATTCCTATGAAATATTGATGCTTCAAGGTGGTGGATTGGGTCAGAATGCTGCCATCCCCATGAACCTGATGCCCTTAGCCAAGAATGGTCCAAAGGCAGATTTTTTAGTAACTGGCATTTGGTCAGAAAAGTCTTATAAAGAAGCAGATAAGTATGGTGTTGCTCATTTAGCAGCTTCTTCAGCAGCTGAAAAATTCAATACGATTCCTGCAAGATCTACTTGGCAACTATCAGATGATGCTGCTTACGTTCATTACTGTGCGAATGAAACTATTGGTGGCGTAGAGTTTCCATATGTACCTGATGTCAACGGCAAGCTCTTGGTCGCTGATATTTCTAGCAATATCCTATCTAGAGAAATCGATGTCACAAAATGTGGCGTCTGGTTTGGTGGCGCACAAAAAAATATTGGCCCATCGGGTGTAACGATTGTGATCGTACGCAAAGACTTGATGGGTCACGGTATGAAAATTACGCCATCGATTTGGGATTGGTCTAAACAAGCGGCAACTGACTCCATGTTAAACACGCCGCCTACTTTCTCGATTTATATGGCTGGACTAGGCTTTAAGTGGTTACTGAAGCAGGGTGGTGTAAAAGCGATTGAGAGCCGTAATCAAGAAAAAGCGGATTTGCTATACAACTTCTTGGATCAAAGCGGTCTTTACGAAAATCGCATTCCTAAAGAATATCGCTCTCGTATGAATGTCACCTTCTTCCTAAAGGATGAAAATTTAAACGCCCAGTTTCTCGAGCAATCTAATGTGGCAGGCTTAGTTGCATTGCGCGGCCACAAGGCGGCAGGCGGTATGCGCGCCAGTATTTACAACGCAATGCCACTAGAGGGCGTCAAGGCCTTGGTGGAATTTATGCGTGACTTTGAAAGGCGTGCCTAA
- a CDS encoding prephenate dehydrogenase/arogenate dehydrogenase family protein: MAIINPSSNYGTVAIVGVGLIGASLGLALKKAGVVNQVLGVGRSAPNLDQALKMGAIDAVVELAEAAKQSDVIVLCMPVAQMRAAFETIEPHLEPRTMMTDAGSTKGDVILAAKEVLGKKACQFVPAHPIAGGAQHGASAAKADLFAGKQTILCPLQENSPQDTDLIEGFWQSVGSVVKRISCVQHDAIYAAVSHLPHLLSYALMASVVNSEDADQKLSHVGAGFKDFTRIAASSPEMWRDICLGNRTAVLKELDQYLLIVSHMRKLIAENDGAGLEKLFNKASKARQDLDGL; encoded by the coding sequence ATGGCCATCATTAACCCATCCAGTAATTACGGTACCGTCGCGATTGTTGGCGTTGGTCTCATTGGTGCTTCCTTAGGTCTTGCATTAAAAAAAGCGGGCGTGGTCAATCAGGTCTTAGGTGTCGGCCGTAGCGCCCCTAATTTAGATCAAGCCCTCAAAATGGGCGCTATAGATGCTGTAGTTGAACTGGCTGAGGCGGCTAAGCAATCTGACGTGATTGTGTTGTGTATGCCAGTAGCGCAAATGCGCGCAGCCTTTGAAACCATTGAACCTCATCTCGAGCCTAGAACAATGATGACAGATGCGGGCAGCACTAAGGGCGATGTGATTTTGGCTGCTAAAGAAGTATTGGGTAAAAAAGCTTGTCAGTTTGTACCGGCGCACCCGATTGCTGGTGGTGCACAACATGGTGCTAGCGCTGCGAAAGCAGATTTATTTGCAGGTAAGCAAACCATTCTTTGTCCCTTACAGGAAAACTCTCCACAAGATACAGATCTAATCGAAGGCTTTTGGCAGTCAGTTGGCTCGGTTGTTAAAAGGATTTCTTGTGTTCAGCATGATGCGATTTATGCAGCAGTCTCTCATTTACCGCATCTATTGTCTTATGCATTAATGGCTAGTGTTGTGAACTCAGAAGATGCCGATCAAAAACTCAGTCATGTGGGCGCAGGCTTTAAAGATTTCACGCGTATTGCAGCTTCGAGCCCAGAGATGTGGCGTGATATTTGCCTGGGTAATCGCACTGCAGTTCTTAAAGAGCTTGATCAATATTTGCTCATCGTGAGTCACATGCGTAAATTAATTGCTGAGAATGATGGTGCAGGCTTGGAGAAGTTATTCAACAAGGCCAGCAAAGCACGCCAAGATTTGGATGGGCTTTGA
- the aroA gene encoding 3-phosphoshikimate 1-carboxyvinyltransferase has product MPDIKIGPFKRAQGSIVLPGSKSISNRALLLAALSSGTTTLKNLLDADDTQVMRNALRQLGLSVSDQGDKVCVVEGCSGKFPVQNADLFMGNAGTAIRPLTAALAMQGGHYRLSGVPRMHERPIRDLVDGLRQVGAKIDYELQEGYPPIKIIAADIEMKDVVKVRGDVSSQFLTALLMALPLVAKEPVKIEVIGELISRPYIDITLKLMARFGVKVACPDAQSFVIPAKTSEAVYQSPGVLSVEGDASSASYFLALGAIGGGPVRVLGVGSQSIQGDVAFADALALMGAKISSGEDWIEVAGVQNANGKLNGITIDCTEIPDAAMTLAVAALFAEGPTRLNNIASWRVKETDRIAAMAKELKKVGAIVQEGADYIVVQAPPSISDWKSPDEGIDTYDDHRMAMCFSLAAFGPNALKINDPNCVAKTFPTYFAEFAKIVS; this is encoded by the coding sequence TTGCCGGATATCAAAATTGGACCATTCAAGCGAGCGCAGGGTTCGATTGTCTTACCTGGATCAAAAAGCATTTCCAATCGTGCCCTGTTGTTGGCCGCCCTATCGTCAGGCACTACAACACTTAAAAATCTACTAGATGCTGACGATACCCAGGTGATGCGTAATGCACTTCGCCAGCTGGGTTTATCGGTAAGTGATCAAGGTGACAAAGTTTGTGTGGTTGAAGGTTGCAGCGGGAAGTTCCCGGTGCAAAATGCTGATCTCTTTATGGGTAATGCAGGTACAGCAATTCGTCCATTAACAGCGGCTCTTGCTATGCAAGGCGGTCACTACCGTTTATCTGGTGTGCCTCGTATGCATGAAAGACCCATTCGAGATTTAGTGGATGGCCTGCGCCAAGTGGGGGCAAAGATTGACTATGAATTACAAGAAGGCTATCCACCCATTAAGATCATTGCCGCTGATATTGAAATGAAAGACGTGGTGAAGGTGCGGGGCGATGTCTCAAGCCAATTCCTGACTGCCTTGTTGATGGCCTTGCCTTTAGTTGCAAAAGAGCCCGTCAAGATTGAAGTGATCGGTGAATTGATTTCTCGTCCTTATATTGACATCACGCTCAAGCTGATGGCGCGCTTTGGCGTTAAAGTAGCTTGCCCCGATGCCCAGTCGTTTGTGATTCCTGCCAAAACTTCTGAGGCGGTATATCAAAGTCCCGGAGTGCTGTCTGTTGAAGGTGACGCATCGTCTGCTTCTTACTTCTTAGCACTTGGTGCGATTGGTGGTGGACCAGTGCGCGTCTTAGGCGTTGGTAGTCAAAGTATTCAGGGTGATGTTGCTTTTGCTGATGCCTTAGCCTTAATGGGCGCGAAGATTTCGTCGGGCGAGGATTGGATTGAAGTTGCTGGCGTTCAAAATGCCAACGGCAAGCTCAATGGTATTACGATCGATTGCACAGAGATTCCGGATGCGGCGATGACCTTGGCTGTTGCCGCACTGTTTGCTGAAGGACCTACGCGCTTGAATAATATTGCGAGCTGGCGTGTGAAGGAAACTGATCGTATTGCGGCAATGGCTAAAGAATTAAAAAAGGTGGGCGCTATTGTTCAAGAGGGTGCTGATTACATCGTAGTTCAAGCGCCGCCGTCTATTTCTGATTGGAAGTCTCCGGATGAAGGTATTGATACTTATGATGACCATCGTATGGCCATGTGCTTCTCGCTAGCTGCTTTTGGTCCCAATGCTCTCAAGATCAACGATCCCAATTGCGTTGCTAAAACCTTCCCAACTTACTTTGCAGAGTTTGCAAAGATCGTCTCCTAG
- the ompA gene encoding outer membrane protein OmpA — MNKTLKLVLAGVITVAATATSAQNVDNWVNSTGITWKNGDGTLCWRDNSWTPATAAKGCDGFLAPRAAATSGVSQSKITLQADTLYDFDKATLKAEGQATLDKIAKDLSKIKLEVIIAVGNTDSVGTDAYNMALGQRRAQSVKAYLVSKGVDGSRIYTESKGKSNPVASNATAEGRAKNRRTDIEVVGTAAVK; from the coding sequence ATGAACAAAACCCTAAAACTGGTACTTGCTGGCGTAATCACTGTTGCTGCTACTGCTACTTCCGCTCAAAACGTTGACAACTGGGTCAACTCAACCGGTATTACTTGGAAAAACGGCGACGGCACATTGTGCTGGCGTGACAACAGCTGGACTCCTGCAACTGCAGCTAAAGGTTGCGATGGTTTCTTGGCTCCTAGGGCTGCTGCTACATCTGGCGTAAGCCAAAGCAAGATCACTTTGCAAGCTGACACACTCTATGACTTCGACAAAGCAACATTGAAGGCAGAAGGTCAAGCAACTTTAGACAAAATCGCTAAAGATTTAAGCAAAATCAAATTAGAAGTAATTATTGCTGTTGGTAACACTGATAGCGTTGGTACTGATGCTTACAACATGGCTCTCGGCCAGCGTCGTGCTCAGTCAGTTAAAGCTTACTTAGTAAGCAAAGGTGTTGACGGTAGCCGTATTTACACAGAATCAAAAGGCAAGAGCAATCCAGTTGCAAGCAATGCAACTGCTGAAGGCCGCGCTAAGAACCGCCGCACCGACATCGAAGTTGTTGGTACAGCTGCAGTTAAGTAA
- the hisC gene encoding histidinol-phosphate transaminase has protein sequence MTSKSNIGLKHIHAIAPYVGGRPISEVAREYGLDENKIVKLASNENPLGMPKSAQDAMLKAASDLGRYPDSNGFELKNVLSLRLGVPADWITLGNGSNDILELAARAVAQAGDEVVFSKHAFAVYPLATQAVGAKAIEVAATAMYGHDLRAMLQAVKASGDKAKLVFVANPNNPTGSYLSAKEIEDFLMAVPAHVVVVLDEAYNEYLAPEKRYDAIAWVKRFPNMILSRSFSKAYGLAGLRIGYGVAQPALTDLLNRIRQPFNVNSLAQAAAIAAFQDSAFLQQGFELNRTGLAQLTQAFDALGLTYLPSAGNFVLVKVGEDDGAGARINLELLKRGIIVRPVGNYGLPQWLRISIGLPEENAAFIDALKDILAQR, from the coding sequence ATGACATCAAAATCTAATATCGGTTTAAAGCATATCCATGCGATAGCGCCCTATGTTGGCGGGCGACCTATCAGTGAGGTCGCGCGTGAGTACGGCCTTGATGAAAACAAGATTGTCAAATTAGCTTCCAATGAAAATCCATTAGGCATGCCAAAGTCGGCGCAAGACGCGATGCTCAAGGCTGCGAGTGACTTAGGTCGCTATCCAGACTCTAATGGTTTTGAATTAAAGAATGTTTTGTCATTACGTTTAGGCGTTCCAGCGGATTGGATTACCTTAGGCAATGGCAGTAATGATATTTTGGAGTTAGCTGCACGCGCAGTAGCTCAAGCTGGCGATGAGGTAGTTTTCTCCAAACATGCCTTTGCGGTATATCCATTGGCAACACAAGCAGTTGGTGCTAAGGCGATTGAAGTGGCTGCAACTGCAATGTATGGTCATGATCTGCGTGCTATGTTGCAAGCAGTTAAAGCCTCAGGTGATAAAGCTAAGTTGGTGTTTGTGGCCAATCCAAATAATCCGACTGGTAGCTACTTAAGCGCTAAAGAGATCGAGGATTTCTTAATGGCTGTTCCTGCTCATGTGGTGGTCGTATTGGATGAAGCTTATAACGAGTACCTTGCCCCAGAAAAGCGCTATGACGCAATTGCTTGGGTGAAGCGTTTTCCCAATATGATTTTGTCGCGAAGCTTTTCTAAGGCATATGGTTTGGCAGGTTTACGAATCGGATATGGTGTGGCTCAGCCTGCCTTAACGGATTTACTCAATCGCATCCGTCAGCCATTTAACGTTAATAGTCTTGCACAAGCCGCAGCGATCGCAGCGTTCCAAGATTCTGCTTTCTTGCAGCAAGGCTTTGAATTGAATCGCACTGGTTTAGCTCAACTTACTCAAGCATTTGATGCGCTTGGCTTAACTTATCTTCCATCAGCAGGTAACTTTGTATTGGTGAAGGTTGGCGAGGATGATGGTGCTGGTGCTCGCATTAATTTAGAGTTGCTTAAGCGTGGCATTATTGTTCGTCCAGTTGGCAATTACGGTTTGCCACAATGGTTACGTATTTCCATTGGCTTGCCTGAAGAGAATGCAGCTTTTATTGATGCTCTTAAAGATATTTTGGCGCAACGTTAA